TAGGTCTGTCCGTTGACGAGGATCTCGTTGATCTTCACTTCAACGAAGTTCTGGCGGTGACCCTGCATCTTCTTGTACTGCTTCTTGCGCTTCAGCTTGAAGACCAGGATCTTCTCGCCGCGGCCTTCGCCGAGCACCTGCGCGGTGACCTTCGCTCCGCCAAGCTCCGACTCGAACTTGCCCTCTTCGCCTGAGAAGGCGAGGACATCAGAGAACTCGACGACGCCGTTCTCGTGAGCGGTGCGCTCAATCTTCAACGTGTCGCCGGGAGCGACGCGGTACTGCTTACCACCGGTGCGAATGACTGCGTACATAACGAAAAACCTCAAGCGGGGCAGAAAACGCCGCCGCTTCCTTCAAGAATTGTTCTGCCTGTATCCCTTTTGCTGGGTGGGCGCTCACAGACTGTCTCGTACCGATGCCGGCTCACTCTCAGATCGCAGCTTGAACTCAGCCACAATCCCGATTCGCCAGCTTGCAACCAGACACACCAGTTGCAGCGCCAAACTCTATGAGTGTATCGAGGATTTGGCCGCAGGTCAATCTCCGATTGCGCCCGCGCGCTTGCCCGGTACATCCGTAACCGTACAGACCGAAATCCGGCAATCCGCCGCGATGGGAGGAAGATTCTTGCCGATACTGGCTTTGTCACGGCCTTCTACGCGTCCGCAGGCGCATTCAAGGATACCGCAGCGCTGCCCAGACGCTGGAAGGCTGCTCAACTCTACCGCCGAGGTTTTGACCACCATGAACTTGAGCCTCTTCACCCCAAGCTGGCGCAGAAAGACCGAGATCGACACGACCGTCGCGATCGACGAACGAGTCAATGTTGTCAAGAACCGGCCGGCGACTGAGGCTAAGAAGAGCGAAGAGCGGCGTTTCATCGCCCGGCAGCCGATCCTCGATCGCGAGCTCGCCGTATGCGGCTATGAGCTTCTCTTCCGCTCCGGCTGGGAGAACCGCTTTGCCGACGACAGCGACGACGCCACCCGCAAGATGATCGCCGATGGCGCGCTCTACGGCTTCCACGATCTGACCCACGGCACGGCCACCTTCGTGAACTGCACGCGGGAGTCCCTGGTGAACGGCCTGGTCACCCTGCTTCCGCGCTCGACCGTCCTTGAGATTCTCGAGACGATTGTGGCGGACAAGGAAGTCATCGCCGCCTGCACCCGTTACAAGGCGATGGGATATAAGCTGGCGCTCGACGACTTCCGCATCAACGAGGGCACCCGTCCGCTGGTCCACCTGGCCGACTATGTCAAGGTTGACTTCCGGCTTTCGGACGCGAAAGAGCGGCGGAAGATCATTGAGCTCTTCCGGGGCAGAGAGACGGTGATGATCGCCGAAAAGGTAGAGACCGCCCAGGAGTTTGAGACCGCTAAAGCCGAGGGGTTCAAGCTGTTCCAGGGATACTTCTTCTGCATGCCGACGGTCTTCTCGAAGAAGCGTGCGCCAACCAACGGAATCAACTATCTCTACCTGATCTCCGCTCTCAGCCAGGACCACTTCGATGTCGCTCAGCTGGCTCTGCTGCTCAAGTCCGAGCCCGCGCTCAGTTATCAGTTGCTGCGACTGGTGAACTCGGCGTCGTTCGGCGCGCCGCAGCAGATACGCTCCCTGCAGGATGCCCTGGTGCTTGTGGGCGAGGTGAGATTTCGCAAGCTGATGATGAACGCGATCGCCACGGAGACCTGCCGCGACCGCCCCCGGGAGCTTCTCGTCGATGTGCTGCACCGGGCCCGTTTCCTGGAACTGATGGCCCCGTTCACGCGCGAGAATCCGACCGAGCAGTATCTCTTCGGCCTGCTCTCGATGATGGACGTCATGCTGGGCATGCCGGTCGATGAACTGATCCATGCCCTTCCGCTTCGCGACGAAGTCAAGGTCGCGGTTGCCGGAGCGGCAAACTCCGTGAGCCTCGGATTGAACCTGTACAAGCATTACCGAAGTGCGGATTGGGCCTACTGTGCGACCCAGGCGAAGATGCTTCATATTTCGGAGAACGACCTGAGC
This Granulicella aggregans DNA region includes the following protein-coding sequences:
- the rplU gene encoding 50S ribosomal protein L21, with the translated sequence MYAVIRTGGKQYRVAPGDTLKIERTAHENGVVEFSDVLAFSGEEGKFESELGGAKVTAQVLGEGRGEKILVFKLKRKKQYKKMQGHRQNFVEVKINEILVNGQTYKA
- a CDS encoding EAL and HDOD domain-containing protein; translated protein: MNLSLFTPSWRRKTEIDTTVAIDERVNVVKNRPATEAKKSEERRFIARQPILDRELAVCGYELLFRSGWENRFADDSDDATRKMIADGALYGFHDLTHGTATFVNCTRESLVNGLVTLLPRSTVLEILETIVADKEVIAACTRYKAMGYKLALDDFRINEGTRPLVHLADYVKVDFRLSDAKERRKIIELFRGRETVMIAEKVETAQEFETAKAEGFKLFQGYFFCMPTVFSKKRAPTNGINYLYLISALSQDHFDVAQLALLLKSEPALSYQLLRLVNSASFGAPQQIRSLQDALVLVGEVRFRKLMMNAIATETCRDRPRELLVDVLHRARFLELMAPFTRENPTEQYLFGLLSMMDVMLGMPVDELIHALPLRDEVKVAVAGAANSVSLGLNLYKHYRSADWAYCATQAKMLHISENDLSDLYRKSLILAEKSVNSVREKEALAS